The Pyrus communis chromosome 8, drPyrComm1.1, whole genome shotgun sequence region ttcttcatttgtaaatgagagatcttaggttcgattatcggcaaagacgaaattaaattacattattattagtcaattgtgaggcttagcttaCTTATTTAtgtcttaatgtagataatatatttttttaaaattaataataatacaaatttTGTTAGGAGGGGTTTGACGTTGGAGAACGGGGAGAATGATTGTGTGATTAAATTATCGGTTTGACAAGTCGGTGGCAGATGGATCATGGGGGCATGGGAAAAAGCTACTGTTCTTCTTCTTGGCCAAGAGCCAGTTGCAGCCGGTGGAAATTGAGAAATTGGGGAAGTGTTGGTGGAGGGAAAGAGATCATTTCTTCAAAACCATCGAATCAAATTATTCGgatctttaaaatttaattcaacgattaaaaataaagaagttagtaaaaaaaatttgaatgttataataatttttaatcatttaatcaaatttcaaagacttTAATCACTTGATTTGATAGTTTTGGAGGACGAGACTGGTAGAGAATAAGTGCATTTGGTGCCTCATATCAAATGTCACTTTCACAGTTAAGTCAGCTTATCCTTACATGACATGGAATAATATGAAAACTTAGTTTATCTCTAATTGGGTCTGTGAGGactgtaagagaaataaaaataaataaataaataaaatgataaaaattattATGAATGCCAAAAAGTCacgtgtgaaaataaatagattgatcAGTGATTTATGTATAAATTGGTAAAATcgactaaaaatcgtgagtgttGATCCaagtttttttataaaaaaatgaagtttttttataaaaaaatgaaatttttttattttctcgaaaTATTTTCTGCAAGAATTAAGTAAATCTTTATAATGCATTTGGAAAcaaatttacaatttattgtGCAACaagtgtatatttagtagaatattaagccgaaatgtaaaaaaaataaatgaaaaatatagagatgttaaaattatattctgtgtgtgtgtgtgtgtattttttttaaatcagaAATGGTAAAAATAACATGTAGGTGCCACTTAATATTACGCtggtgatattctttttcacttgtaagtgagagatcttaggttcgattctcgacAAATGCAAAGTTGAACCATATTATCATGGTAAGCTCCTTGTAAGGCTTAACACACCACTCACCacatccccttagtgtagattcTATAGcttcttcaccaaaaaaaaaaaaaaaaatcacccatAAGTAaggcttaaacaaaaaatagcaaCATTTAGTTTTGTTAAATAGtctttcaccctcttttggttgagaAAGAGGGTTCTATTAACAAATAGTTTAGatttagataaaagaaaaattaacaaaaaaaagtcacatatctttaaatttaagttttaaatcgttgattacaagtgtttaaatacgaattttaatagattttgcacGGAAAATTCTGGCACCCCCAAGAATTTGACTCATTTTCgtacatttttgttaattttttgttgtaatgGTAAGACTGAGGAGAAGATAAAATGAGTTTATTGTCATCGTAGTGTCTCGTGCACTTAGTGTCGACGTATATTGCACCGTTTGAATCCCTCTGTCGATAAGTATGTGTAAGTACTCAAATAAGACTATGACTACCATCTAAGGAGAGACGTGAATCCAAGTAACAGTGTTTCCTTCTGAAATACGTAACAAGGGTAGTTGGATAATGTCTATGATGTTACCTAAATTAGAGCTtctttggatgtgcttttaaaatgaataaaagcgATTTTGGTGAAACtttttttggaaacaatctttagtaaaaatgctaataaatcctgaagaaaaaaaaaatcacttaatgtgcttttagaacccaaaaacaattttcaaaaaatacttttagtcattttaaaatcacATAAGAGCAATTCCAGCGTAGGAGCCCTCCCCCCTGGCAAtccactattcaatccacctaatgaacagtaattgtccttaatgaacagtaagtagccctggcaatagaatttgcatctccaccattacacttcaatagccctggcaataggcaataaaatattagtatttttttttatttataaaataatacaaaataattttaattgtaatatcgaataagatttttaatcgttctcgttgcgccacgtgtcattatccgaagtattattaaataatacaaaataatacaattattggtgatggatttctgataagattattaaccaatcacgtcacgccacgtgtcataatccgttcacaatctttgaggatagatttccatcagatttttaacgaatgacggcatgccacgtgtcataatccgttcacaatctttgaggatagatttccatcagatttgtaacgaatgacggcatgccacgtgacattatgcacaacctaatcctttctgaatcctctatataattcaccatccatcctcacaaatctcacaccaaaattctcaagatctctatcattattcatagtttctgcttccttattcacaaaaatctgtatcattattcatagtttttgtttatttctttcaatgtcttcttcttcttcctcaaggatgatgtgggaattcaatcaggaagaggaagaattgtttaacgaatcagaagcaatgttcaatcaccagggggtaagaaatgagagggaagaggatgaggagcgtcgaacccgacgcttgttcagggaggggcgtttcgggcacttgtTCTGCAtaatcttcatgaacatgatcgggtgtagagtgtagaggggtgttgttcatgtgcacttctggaccgactggcacaactctaaatttaggacaatctttgacaatattccaacattcccaccggttgaatgatttatttttgcttttggttttggcagcgtaccaagcttgtgcttgaagttcctacacaataaaaataagtaacaaataaataatacaaataaataattataatgaaaataagtaactagcaaatatatacatatatataagtaacaaatataatgaaaataagtaagaaggcttcaagtttagtaaataatgaaaataagtaacaaataaataatattaatgaaaataagtaactagcaaatatatatatatatatatacatgtcatgttaatcataacatggggctagagttccaagtttagtaaataaataatacaaacaaacaaataaataaataatacaaacaacataattataatgtaacaaataagtaacaataaaataataaattttgtacgtaacaaataaataatacaaacaataaataataaattatgtagataacaaataaataatacaaacaaataattataatgtaaatttgggtatcaaataaataatatattgttacctaatccgagtaattttccccacttcgaatattactactagcttgtgccaaagcgtctctccacgtactaaacgattggctaagtaatttccaacgactggacatcgattctttggttcttttcccaccaattttctcaagaaaattggtatgaataagactccacatttctcgcaattgcatctcattacccgtaagcgaactatgagtaacttcaacccagctagtacacaacgcaacatcttcaataagcgaccaattcgtacctgcaccagtggtcattttgttgaaaaaaaaatggattcaaactttgagacaaagaaaggaatgtgattgaaactagttgagaaaatatgaaattgttgtgtaaggtagatgataatgagaaggtatttatagaaaagtaaaaacaattttttttacaatttttttcagatttttcagatatttttttgaatttttattcaattaattaatctctaccgttggatataaaaaaatttgaattccaacacttcagattgtgccacgtgtcacaacggtaacttttcagatttttaaaactattttttcatttattttttaatttataaagcattttaatatccaccgttcgatctgagatcgaacggtggatattaaatctgacttcttttttttttttttttaccgttgagatctaacggtccacattaagtgaccgttaAGATCCaacgcaccgtgggaagccacgtggcttcccaacggtaactgacacttttttttttttttttttcttctgatttttgtgTCGGGACGTGCCCCCACtcgcgggtggggtgcacgcgcctgacacaaaaaaaaaaaaataatgcgctgacgccaccctggcgtcagcctTGCGTCACCCCCACCTCGGGCTCAAGGCCTGGCAATCCCTCACGGGCCCTTTGCTCGGGCCTCCCCCTTCCATCCGGCTACCCAACCCTGGAGGCCTcccaccggccctcgggccattgttttggacccaATCCCCCAAGCAATTCCCTACGGTGGGAATGCTCTAAGGGACTCTTAATCCACTGATGGACTCAAATCACTTTTGTAAATATGTCAGGCATTAAGAATTTAGTGGAAAATCCCCCTAAACCATCACATGTCTACTCAATAGACAGCACCAATCATGATAAAATTAGGTTAAGTGTGTTTTAAGTCAAGAAATTTAGGTTGAGCAAACCACATGGTCTATGGATTAAATTCAAGCACGGGAAAAGGTTGCTAGTGAAAATAGACCAAACAAATTTTCGCAACCAtgaaaagagaataaaaaagtGAAACCATTTAGAGGGGTTGGTGGCGagggaaaaatatatttttcagaTCTCTTTCACTAAGATTACCTGATCAAGTAAtccaaaacattaaaattttatctaATGGTTAAAAACAGAAACTTCCTTTAAAGTTaccgttagattaaatttcaaacatCTGAATCACTTGTATCGATATGTGTGTTAGGTAAAGAGTTGGAATTGAATGACAAGTGCCTAACTTCAAACCCCCAAATTACACGCACACGCACATATTCTTGGGGGGTAAAGCTCATTACTTCGAACATCAAGTACAATACtatcaacaaaaaacaaactcaTCAAAACTAAGATATAAAtacttattaataaaaaaaagtttattacTTGAACCTTCCATTAATTCAAAGTTCATAAATCTAAgtaaacaaagaagaagaaagaaagaagtcgaTAAATTTACATTTTCACAACCCAAATATCATATTTCATAGAATCAAAATCTTCCTCCCCAAGCATCAATCTACGCCCTCGGCTTCATCACAATGGTGGAGTGCTTCAGGATGTGCAGGCTGAACTGTCCACCTTTCTCCGAGGTGTCGAGCTTGGATTGTCCTGGCGGAGGCAGAAGCTCGAAGTTCTGGACTAAACGTCCAATTGTAATGCCCAGGATTGGCAGGGCCAAAATAATCCCAGGACAACTTCTCCTCCCAACACCAAACGGGAGATACCTGAAGTCGTTCCCGTTAGCCTCCACCTTCGACTCCTCCTCCAAAAACCTCTCGGGCCTAAACTCTTCTGGCTTCTTCCACAGGGCAGGGTTGTTTGCCAACCACCAAGCATTCACCAGTATCTTGCTCTCCGCCGGAATATCAAACCCACCGAGCTTGGCATCCTGGAGGTTCATGTGGGGGACAAGGAGTGGGATTGCCATGCGAAGTCGGAGAGTCTCCTTGACCACGGCTTGCAGGTAGGGAAGTTTATGAACGTCGGGCTCTGTGATCTGAACTCCGCGGCCAAGGACTGTGTCGAGTTCATTCCTCAGCTTCTTCTGGATTTCGGGATGGTTCACCAGCTCGGCAATTCCCCACTCGATCGACCACAATGTGGTTTCAATAGCTGTTCAATAGAAATGCAACGTTAGTGGCCTAAAATTaagagagttttaatgaaaaatccatgatactgttcatttcaacaaaaaatcatatttttacattaaaaagtcaatcatgatactattcattttaccctttattttatctttatcattaaaattgaAAGCTTTTAAACTCTTTTTGTTAGTCTTCCTTAAAATTAAACAACCTTAACTGAATTTGCACAAAGCTCATTGCaaagaaatattgtgaatattCAAATACAATCACGTATTACAACCTAATATAATACCACGTCATCGTATTGTATTAGAACTATTGCGATCATGTTTGCATGTCAATGTCATGAGGTTGGTAAAAAGAAGTGGGTTGTATATAAAACGAAGTTATAAAAGGATACGAACAACCAATGTTTAGGCGCAATCAAGTGGTTTAGCAAATTTAGATCAAAAGCAACATATTTGTTCACCAACACACCTAACCTAgatttggagagatttttttagtgtgatcaGAATACTAGGTGATACATTACATGACACTTtataaatagtgagatatgtgtgttataAATAGTGGGATAGGTGGTACATTACATGACACaagggaattggatcctctccgaggcAAAGTCTCGGGATCCTCCTGACCCAATAACACAGACcgttagattttgatccaacaactACAAACAAGAGgtctctttaaaagttataataattgtaattgttgaatcaaaattcaacgGTCTGTGTTAATGAGTCTTTGCCTCatagaggatccaattccacaCACAAGAACATACTCACATCGTGATATGTCGGTGACACAAGTATTAGGCCTAAACAAGCATGCCAACTGGATCAAAACGGGACAACCAAAGACGGCGACGTATCCAATAGAAACTTTGTGGCTCTTGCAATATTTACGTAAGCTAAAAACAATTTTACGAAACATCATTGGGGCCTGTAGGCCTTCCACCACATGTCAAGCACTGGCATACAGACAAGGATTGTATGTCCTTCcctgtttttttgtttatgtgatcacgattaagccatgttaatattttatattactatttatttttatcttattatctctataaaatattaacgCGACTTAACTGTGATCACACAAAACAGAAAGGCACGAGAAGTTGGAGGGTAGATAATCTTTGTGGCATACGGGGGAGCTAAAAAAccatataattatttttcatattttagtGACTCcatcaagaaaataaatatttaattaccACCATGTTATAAAAAGATATATAGGGTGGGGATGAAAAGTTGGTTTGCAAAGTAATGCACTTCCATAGATATGAATCTCAGAACCTTATCTAATTTGCCGGCCTCCAAttacgaaaaataattatttatagGATCTTTCATTTTTGCTCAAAGTTAAATTAATATTATgagaaatacaataaaatagGCTGTCAGTGGCTAATCTTAGgactaatttttattaaatttaaatatcagAATTCAAAGTGATGAATTATAATAATCCTAACAATCATTTTTAATTCATGTTATATAAGTAAAAATGGATTCGAATTGAATCCCATCCGGATTCATTTTGTGGGATCCTAAAGATTCTCACATCTTAAtcatttattgtatatcgtgcgatcataaattatttaatttttttaatataaaattaaacataaataataacTGACGAAAATCGATCGCACCATGTACAATAAACACTAAGATATGTGAATCCCTAGGATTCTCACAAAGtagatccggagagaatccaCTTCCAAATAGATTTACTATGTTGTCATGTTAAGAGTTAATATTATAAGGAGTGGGTCTACTCACCAGCAACGTTGATGTTCTCGACGATGTAGAGAACGTTGTCCTCGTTGATTTCTCCTTTCTGCTGCGCGTCGAGGATGTGGTCGATGGCGCATTTCAACCCTTCGTTTGTTGTAGGCTTTGTGCTCGAAAGTTTCCTGCTCAAAAATaccgagaaaaaaaaaaacaagtcaATAATTTTCACACGCTCATTTTAATCGTCGTATCATTTCGCATTGAAATCACACAAAAGTATAAAAGACTAACTCGAGCGTGACATACTATTAATGGTGGTATTCATTCTCGATCTATCATTTTCACCCGCTTAAGTCTTTAACACATAATGACAGCCGGAAAGCGTGAATAAAAATTCTTTTTAACTTTTGTCAAGCTCTCTAGAAGTCCGACAAGCCCTAGAGATATGCGTGAGACCGacttatattattaaaaaatatgtcGAGTGTCAACGATAAAGGCAATTTCGTGTATCTAAcattctttttatcttttgaagAGACCTCTTTTTTTTAGAGGCCAATAACGGGTGGTAAATAATATAGGAGATGTTTCAGTGTGACCGATACACATGATGATATATCAAGTATTACTATACAAATAGTAGAACatatgtgctaaaaagttaataacttaaaaaataaaaatttcctcCATTTCAACTAAAACACATAATATACCATTTATGTTTCTGTcgcaattaaaaatttctcaaataaCAGTTATTTATTCTTTTTGAGGTTGAAAGAGGAGAGTTGAAAATTGCACTCTAATAACGTttacttgacaaaaaaaaagtaaaagtaattaaaactaataaataaaatgaattaaCTTACTTCCTCTCGTCCACGAAATAGTCCTTAAACAGCTGGATCCTCTTCTCCTTCACTTCCTTGCAGATCTTCAAATACCCTCTCAAAAAGGGCCTTAAGATCGGGATAAAATCGCCGTAGTTGTAGTCGAAGCTCTGCGCCAATCGGCTCCTCTCCCCATTTAGCGCCTTGAGCTTCACGAACAGGGGATCCTCCTCGCTCTCGAATCGCCGGTCGAACATGATTCTGTACATGTTGTTGTACATCATCAGCTGCAGCCGCCTCCGCAGCACCATTCCGCTGGTCGCCGCCTCGGGGTGCTTTTTCACATCCCCGACGACCGCCGCCGCCTCCGACTCCCATCCGTAGCGGTACTGCTGGACGACCTTGTTGGTGAAGAAGGGGACGGTCATGATACGCCGCATTTTCCGCCAGTGCTCGCCGTAGACGGTGAACACCATGTCCTGGCCCTCACCGGTGAAAATATCAAAGACGACGTTTCGGGTCCTCGACCCGAATTCGACTCCCTGAGTGTGGAGGACCTCCTTGGCCAGCTCCGGCGAGGAGACGACGACGAGGTTGCGCTGCCCCATGCGGAGGAGGAAGCAGTCGCCGAATTTCTTGGCCATGTCGGTGAGATTGCGGTGGTTGAGGTCGTCACCGACCTGGAGCCAGTTTCCGAATACGGGTACGGGGATGGGACCCGGCGGGAGCCTAAATTTCTTGCCGCGGAGTTTTGAAATGGCGATGGCGACGATGACGGCGACGAAGAGACCCAGAAGGGTCTTTTCCAGGAGGAGGAGGTCCATTGCCTCTGTGGGTGTGTCGAGTGATATGGTGGGTGGGCTGAGCAGAAATGCAGAGAGTTGTGTGG contains the following coding sequences:
- the LOC137743784 gene encoding trans-cinnamate 4-monooxygenase; the protein is MDLLLLEKTLLGLFVAVIVAIAISKLRGKKFRLPPGPIPVPVFGNWLQVGDDLNHRNLTDMAKKFGDCFLLRMGQRNLVVVSSPELAKEVLHTQGVEFGSRTRNVVFDIFTGEGQDMVFTVYGEHWRKMRRIMTVPFFTNKVVQQYRYGWESEAAAVVGDVKKHPEAATSGMVLRRRLQLMMYNNMYRIMFDRRFESEEDPLFVKLKALNGERSRLAQSFDYNYGDFIPILRPFLRGYLKICKEVKEKRIQLFKDYFVDERKKLSSTKPTTNEGLKCAIDHILDAQQKGEINEDNVLYIVENINVAAIETTLWSIEWGIAELVNHPEIQKKLRNELDTVLGRGVQITEPDVHKLPYLQAVVKETLRLRMAIPLLVPHMNLQDAKLGGFDIPAESKILVNAWWLANNPALWKKPEEFRPERFLEEESKVEANGNDFRYLPFGVGRRSCPGIILALPILGITIGRLVQNFELLPPPGQSKLDTSEKGGQFSLHILKHSTIVMKPRA